A portion of the Algisphaera agarilytica genome contains these proteins:
- a CDS encoding sulfatase-like hydrolase/transferase: MNALSRLACVFRFRGLAAMFLVGLMVTAASAAPEKRPNIILFMLDDASPGEFSPYGTAERPAAFDTPSVQRLADHGMTFTTGWATPLCAPTRALLMTGKYGINTGQLSNSLKLPDDDFFVKHPSMAQTLADSGYRTALAGKWMLPGLPDEPGAGFDEHLGYAGYFGRTYFDVWTGPWFGWKDPDKLFPSREEVTTGGYISPSIYWYPALVKDGKIQPSDEKTFGPDEVHDYALEFITRDHGDQPFFLYYAEFLPHRPWVGVPTSPGSGQATEPGIANQIHHIDLYVGNMLKALEDAGIADNTIFIFTSDNPTQGYGKNVASELGARVPLIVAGPGVEAGQVTQALVDFSDLYPTVMDLAGLDPADVEGLDGQSFVPVLSGESDSVREWIYSYVDAWRFVRDRDWFLAADGVMWRTAESGDMLDYQRIDTPTPESEAAKQRLLQHIAHLPEPTFEEYGENLNKAKQKTWVFTSGDHMLNMGDKWKDDPERSEP, translated from the coding sequence ATGAATGCTCTGTCTCGTCTCGCGTGTGTTTTCCGGTTTCGTGGGCTGGCCGCCATGTTCTTGGTGGGGCTGATGGTGACGGCGGCTTCGGCCGCTCCCGAGAAGCGACCCAACATCATCCTGTTCATGCTCGACGACGCGAGCCCCGGCGAGTTTTCGCCTTACGGCACGGCCGAGCGTCCCGCGGCGTTCGACACGCCGAGCGTGCAACGCCTCGCGGACCACGGCATGACGTTTACCACGGGCTGGGCGACCCCGCTTTGCGCCCCCACGCGGGCGCTGCTGATGACCGGCAAGTACGGCATCAACACCGGGCAACTGAGCAACAGCCTGAAGCTGCCAGACGATGACTTCTTCGTGAAGCACCCGTCGATGGCCCAGACGTTGGCGGACAGCGGCTACCGGACCGCGCTCGCGGGCAAGTGGATGCTGCCGGGTTTGCCGGACGAGCCCGGCGCGGGGTTCGACGAACACCTCGGCTACGCGGGTTACTTCGGGCGGACCTACTTCGATGTCTGGACCGGGCCGTGGTTCGGCTGGAAGGATCCCGACAAGCTGTTCCCGTCACGCGAAGAAGTGACCACGGGCGGGTACATCTCGCCGTCGATCTACTGGTACCCCGCGTTGGTGAAAGATGGCAAGATCCAACCCAGCGATGAGAAAACCTTCGGGCCGGACGAGGTGCACGACTACGCCCTCGAGTTCATCACCCGGGACCACGGCGATCAGCCGTTCTTCCTGTACTACGCCGAGTTCCTCCCGCACCGGCCGTGGGTTGGCGTGCCGACGTCGCCGGGATCGGGGCAAGCGACCGAGCCGGGTATCGCGAATCAGATCCACCACATCGATCTGTATGTCGGCAACATGCTGAAAGCTCTGGAAGACGCGGGCATCGCCGACAACACGATCTTCATCTTCACCTCGGATAACCCCACGCAGGGCTACGGCAAGAACGTTGCCTCCGAACTCGGCGCACGCGTACCGTTGATCGTGGCCGGCCCGGGCGTTGAAGCGGGACAGGTCACCCAGGCCTTGGTCGACTTCTCCGACCTGTATCCGACCGTCATGGACCTCGCGGGGCTGGACCCGGCCGACGTCGAAGGACTCGACGGCCAGAGTTTCGTGCCGGTGCTGAGTGGCGAGAGTGACTCGGTCCGCGAGTGGATCTACAGCTACGTCGACGCGTGGCGATTCGTTCGCGATCGCGATTGGTTCCTCGCCGCGGACGGCGTGATGTGGCGGACCGCTGAGTCGGGCGACATGCTCGACTACCAGCGCATCGACACGCCCACGCCCGAGAGCGAAGCGGCGAAGCAGCGTTTGTTGCAACACATCGCCCACCTGCCCGAGCCGACCTTTGAGGAATACGGCGAGAACCTGAACAAGGCGAAACAGAAAACCTGGGTGTTCACCTCAGGCGATCACATGCTCAACATGGGCGACAAGTGGAAAGACGACCCCGAACGCAGTGAGCCGTGA
- a CDS encoding peptidoglycan recognition protein family protein, producing the protein MNLSRREILIAGLSLAATGCATTSSTSSRSAERVGPIWPEGVKSPTRVSQTHPNYTAARPTPVPAKESATQAVPGVIARKQWTRHGTGRNVNAMNGVKKITIHHEGWTPVTFTSATAAYDRIENIRQIHTRDRGWADIGYHYIIDRAGRVIEGRPIKYQGAHVSNNNENNLGILVLGNFEKQKPSNAQVKKLGEFTKQMMATHGVPAHAVRTHREINPTQCPGRTLQAHINHLRRTGVIA; encoded by the coding sequence ATGAATCTTTCCCGACGTGAAATCCTGATCGCCGGCCTCAGCCTCGCGGCCACCGGCTGTGCGACCACGTCTTCGACCAGCAGCCGCTCCGCCGAGCGTGTGGGACCGATTTGGCCCGAAGGCGTCAAGTCCCCGACCCGCGTCTCGCAGACCCACCCGAACTACACCGCCGCCCGCCCGACGCCCGTCCCCGCCAAGGAGTCGGCCACCCAAGCCGTGCCCGGCGTCATCGCCCGCAAGCAGTGGACCCGCCACGGCACCGGCCGCAACGTCAATGCCATGAACGGCGTCAAGAAGATCACCATCCACCACGAAGGCTGGACCCCGGTGACCTTCACCTCCGCGACCGCCGCCTACGACCGCATCGAGAACATCCGCCAGATCCACACCCGCGACCGCGGCTGGGCCGACATCGGCTACCACTACATCATCGACCGCGCTGGCCGTGTCATCGAAGGCCGCCCCATCAAATACCAGGGCGCCCACGTCAGCAACAACAACGAAAACAACCTCGGCATCCTGGTCCTGGGCAACTTCGAAAAGCAGAAGCCCAGCAACGCCCAGGTCAAGAAGCTCGGTGAGTTCACCAAGCAGATGATGGCGACCCACGGCGTCCCCGCCCACGCCGTCCGCACCCACCGCGAAATCAACCCCACGCAGTGCCCCGGCCGCACCCTCCAGGCCCACATCAACCACCTCCGCCGCACCGGCGTGATCGCGTGA
- the asnB gene encoding asparagine synthase (glutamine-hydrolyzing), protein MCGILGVVQRDPQLETNRDRLIAARDTLTHRGPDEAGDWIAPGIAFAHRRLKVLDLTHGQQPMLDQPAEPRHALVYNGEVYNYRTLRQSLEQQGHTFEGDGDTEVLFAALNAQGPDAVQSFEGMFAIAHWDQHARQLLLVRDRLGQKPLYWHDDGNQLVFASELKALLRYLDRKFDIDPAALDEFFTRGYILSPRTIFRGIHKLPAGCRLRLSARDWQINIDRYWDVETYDPADVPTDADDAVELLDELLTDAVSKRMVSDVPLGCLLSGGIDSSLITAIASKVSDSPISAFSIGFDESDAHNELPFAEMVAKHHECQWISRMVRGGDSGGDAGSDFLSDLDDALRYFDEPYGNFTVIAQRKLAQLCREHLTVVLSGQGGDELAAGYPGRYNWVLEAPQDAARHEHLPPVDHLNTYLGRTSFVGWNGGRASMFSDELRHAVTEAHSPADGVAPFWRTSGDALNNVLYADVKTNLPDYLVTIEERMTMSASLEARNPLLDHDVVNFLLSLPSEMKVRDGQNKWPLFKLCERYLPREAYDRPKRGFTPPLGLWLEQNQSQIAQHFRDTAPLIAGVFAPQWQAFLETGQSSAQTTMPVYYSLVLSKWAEHYGDYINAWPSENTSKTTHWHATHREQSPAAIGESRWFAQALGNFAEGSTLHLVGDDDGHFGWIAQQLGYCVTDDADCNQRVLLGLKAASQLPQLQISQPTTLLWVALFSGSEQATIQHALQSLPASITPQGTQGVQVSQDQGVFIAKLNATPSDGIASAPAFDFNQHVA, encoded by the coding sequence ATGTGTGGCATCCTCGGCGTCGTCCAACGCGACCCCCAACTCGAAACGAACCGTGATCGCCTGATCGCCGCCCGCGACACGCTCACCCACCGCGGCCCCGACGAAGCAGGCGACTGGATCGCGCCGGGAATCGCGTTCGCGCACCGCCGGCTCAAAGTGTTGGACCTCACCCACGGCCAGCAGCCCATGCTCGACCAGCCCGCCGAGCCGCGCCACGCGCTCGTCTACAACGGCGAGGTCTACAACTACCGCACCCTCCGCCAATCGCTCGAGCAACAAGGCCATACCTTCGAGGGCGACGGCGACACCGAAGTCCTCTTCGCGGCGCTCAATGCCCAGGGCCCCGACGCCGTGCAGAGCTTCGAGGGCATGTTCGCTATTGCGCACTGGGACCAACACGCCCGCCAGCTCCTGCTCGTCCGCGACCGGCTCGGACAGAAACCGCTCTACTGGCACGACGACGGCAACCAGCTCGTCTTCGCCAGCGAACTCAAGGCACTGCTGCGTTACCTCGACCGCAAGTTCGACATCGACCCCGCAGCACTCGACGAGTTCTTCACCCGCGGCTACATCCTCTCGCCCCGCACCATCTTCCGGGGCATCCACAAACTCCCCGCCGGTTGCCGCTTGCGGCTTAGCGCACGCGACTGGCAGATCAACATCGATCGCTACTGGGATGTCGAAACCTACGACCCTGCCGACGTGCCAACCGATGCTGACGACGCGGTCGAACTGCTCGACGAACTGCTGACCGACGCGGTAAGCAAACGCATGGTCAGCGATGTCCCGCTGGGCTGCCTGTTGTCGGGCGGGATCGACTCGTCGCTCATCACCGCGATCGCCTCGAAAGTCAGCGATTCACCCATTAGCGCGTTCAGCATCGGCTTCGATGAATCCGATGCGCACAACGAGCTCCCCTTCGCCGAGATGGTGGCGAAACACCACGAATGCCAGTGGATTTCGCGCATGGTGCGCGGCGGTGATTCCGGGGGCGATGCCGGGAGCGACTTCCTGAGCGACCTCGACGATGCGCTGCGCTACTTCGATGAGCCCTACGGCAACTTCACCGTCATCGCCCAACGCAAGCTCGCCCAGCTCTGCCGCGAACACCTCACCGTCGTGCTTTCGGGTCAGGGCGGAGACGAACTCGCCGCGGGCTACCCCGGGCGATACAACTGGGTGCTGGAAGCCCCGCAAGACGCCGCGCGTCACGAACACCTGCCGCCCGTCGATCACCTCAACACCTACCTCGGCCGAACCAGCTTCGTGGGTTGGAACGGCGGGCGGGCATCGATGTTCAGCGATGAACTGCGCCACGCCGTGACCGAAGCGCACAGCCCCGCCGACGGCGTCGCGCCGTTCTGGCGCACCTCGGGCGATGCGCTCAACAACGTGTTGTACGCCGACGTGAAAACCAACCTGCCCGACTACCTGGTCACCATCGAAGAGCGCATGACCATGTCGGCCAGCCTCGAAGCACGCAACCCGCTGCTCGATCACGATGTGGTCAACTTCCTCCTCTCGCTCCCGTCCGAGATGAAGGTGCGCGACGGCCAAAACAAGTGGCCGCTCTTCAAGCTCTGCGAACGCTACCTACCCCGCGAAGCCTACGACCGCCCGAAGCGCGGCTTCACCCCACCGCTCGGGCTTTGGCTCGAACAGAACCAATCACAGATCGCCCAGCACTTCCGCGACACCGCCCCGCTGATCGCCGGCGTGTTCGCGCCGCAGTGGCAGGCCTTCCTCGAGACGGGGCAGTCCTCGGCGCAAACGACCATGCCGGTGTACTACAGCCTGGTGCTATCGAAGTGGGCGGAGCACTACGGCGACTACATCAACGCCTGGCCGAGCGAAAACACTTCAAAAACAACGCATTGGCACGCCACACACCGCGAGCAAAGCCCCGCCGCGATCGGCGAGTCGCGGTGGTTCGCCCAGGCGCTGGGCAACTTCGCCGAGGGCAGCACACTGCACCTCGTCGGCGATGACGACGGTCATTTCGGGTGGATCGCTCAGCAGTTGGGTTATTGCGTCACCGATGATGCCGACTGCAACCAACGAGTGTTGCTCGGATTGAAAGCCGCGAGCCAACTGCCTCAACTTCAAATCTCGCAACCCACGACGCTGCTCTGGGTCGCGTTGTTCAGCGGCTCCGAACAAGCCACGATCCAACACGCGCTGCAATCCCTACCCGCCTCGATCACGCCGCAGGGCACGCAGGGTGTTCAGGTGTCGCAAGACCAGGGCGTATTCATCGCCAAGCTCAACGCAACACCATCGGACGGCATTGCATCCGCCCCCGCGTTTGATTTCAATCAACACGTCGCTTAA
- a CDS encoding class I SAM-dependent methyltransferase encodes MNTSLIAGTAAPVESTEAGEAASLRWEHQRAGGVVVIRHRTAVDMQPTETWPDELAAFLGMSGQVGMVGAKRLAPDGSIVSMGEFVIHPKGFHHHGKGVPAQAYRFPEEVDTIAGGVVVMNEEVFDEVGGEALLGWGQIGLLALGIAVRQTGRKVLAVPQVLVTDAFTPEYQEDEAKKFQERFGFDWFCADMDAVREQHFEDGLMWNVRYHAAAMPFEKYEERGALVWESYQKADFFRKRAHHLASAAKQCCPNEGDLLLDVGCGDGFFSHMFAQQGIEVLGIDPEPEGVEQSRQMTSTQQYPGKAPRFELGRGDDIPRENESVDAVTLFDVIEHLANPIVILREISRVLKPGGKALIVTPSWQFGGSSDAVYHGFEYTMEELVRQVGATPGLTVVHTGQITGVYRDLVIVAQKG; translated from the coding sequence ATGAATACTTCGTTGATCGCCGGTACCGCTGCGCCCGTTGAGTCCACTGAAGCGGGTGAGGCCGCGTCGCTGCGTTGGGAACACCAGCGGGCGGGCGGCGTGGTGGTGATCCGCCACCGCACAGCCGTGGACATGCAGCCCACCGAGACCTGGCCGGACGAACTCGCCGCCTTCCTCGGGATGAGCGGACAGGTCGGCATGGTGGGTGCCAAGCGTCTCGCGCCCGACGGCTCGATCGTCTCGATGGGCGAGTTCGTCATCCACCCCAAGGGCTTCCACCACCACGGAAAGGGCGTGCCCGCTCAGGCCTACCGCTTCCCCGAAGAAGTCGACACGATCGCGGGTGGCGTCGTGGTGATGAACGAAGAAGTCTTCGACGAAGTCGGCGGCGAAGCGCTGCTCGGTTGGGGACAGATCGGCTTGCTCGCTTTGGGTATTGCTGTTCGGCAGACGGGACGCAAAGTGTTGGCCGTGCCGCAGGTGCTGGTGACCGACGCGTTTACCCCCGAGTATCAGGAAGACGAAGCGAAGAAGTTCCAGGAGCGGTTCGGCTTCGATTGGTTCTGTGCGGACATGGACGCGGTGCGTGAACAGCACTTCGAAGACGGGCTGATGTGGAACGTGCGCTACCACGCCGCGGCGATGCCGTTTGAGAAATACGAAGAGCGCGGCGCGCTGGTGTGGGAGAGCTACCAGAAGGCCGACTTCTTCCGCAAGCGGGCACACCACCTCGCGAGTGCCGCCAAGCAGTGCTGCCCCAACGAAGGCGACCTGCTCTTGGATGTCGGTTGCGGCGACGGCTTCTTCTCGCACATGTTTGCTCAGCAGGGCATCGAAGTCCTGGGCATCGACCCCGAGCCCGAGGGTGTCGAGCAGTCCCGCCAGATGACCTCCACCCAGCAATACCCCGGCAAAGCCCCGCGTTTCGAACTGGGTCGCGGCGACGATATCCCCCGCGAAAACGAGAGTGTGGACGCGGTCACGCTGTTCGACGTCATCGAACACCTGGCCAACCCGATCGTCATCCTGCGTGAGATCTCACGCGTGCTCAAGCCCGGCGGCAAGGCGCTGATCGTCACCCCGTCGTGGCAGTTCGGCGGCTCGTCGGATGCCGTGTACCACGGCTTCGAGTACACGATGGAAGAACTCGTCCGCCAGGTCGGCGCGACGCCCGGTTTGACCGTCGTGCATACAGGTCAGATCACCGGCGTCTATCGCGACCTGGTCATCGTGGCGCAAAAGGGTTGA
- a CDS encoding flagellin N-terminal helical domain-containing protein — protein sequence MSRINTNVTSLLGQRVLGEQNRSLNTSLERLSTGLRINRGGDDPAGLIASEALRSQKSSITAAIGNAERAEQVVNVAEGGLQEVNNLLLEVQSLVGQSANDAGLSLEEKEANQLQIDSILQTIDRISETTSFQGTKLLNGTYDFNVESQAATVNDIQINAAKLAKGDTRDVKVLVTQSAQNAGFFLSTAGALDLSAADAAFTFDLAGAGGSRQFSFASGTSVADIASTINTFTDITGVSATASGTGVKINSTGLGSSEFVSVDIKDDAGQAGGVYVLSADSSLAASTAGATAYSAASNPLRDEGQDLGATINGVAATTNGGTAKLSTDFLDVEIDLTTAGAQALGSITAATITGGGANFNLGANVDIGNQVSIGIGSVATRNLGTETNGFLSSLASGQDNNVVDGSLTDAQKVVNDAISEVSTLRGRLGAFQKNTVGSTIRSLGVALENTSAAESAIRDTDFAAETAELTRSQILVQAATNALGIANSQPQNALSLLR from the coding sequence ATGAGTCGCATTAACACCAACGTCACTTCTTTGCTGGGCCAGCGTGTTCTCGGTGAACAAAACCGCTCGCTCAACACTTCGCTTGAACGCCTGTCGACCGGTCTCCGGATCAACCGTGGTGGTGATGACCCCGCGGGTCTGATCGCCAGTGAAGCCCTGCGTTCGCAGAAGTCTTCGATCACCGCTGCGATCGGCAACGCTGAGCGTGCCGAGCAAGTCGTGAACGTCGCCGAGGGCGGCCTCCAAGAAGTCAACAACCTCCTCCTCGAAGTCCAATCGCTCGTCGGCCAGTCGGCCAACGACGCCGGCCTCTCGCTGGAAGAAAAGGAAGCGAACCAGCTGCAGATCGACTCGATCCTTCAAACGATCGACCGTATCTCCGAAACCACCAGCTTCCAAGGCACCAAGCTGCTCAACGGCACCTACGACTTCAACGTCGAGAGCCAAGCCGCCACCGTCAACGACATCCAGATCAACGCCGCCAAGCTCGCCAAGGGCGACACCCGCGACGTCAAGGTCCTGGTGACCCAATCGGCTCAGAACGCCGGCTTCTTCCTCTCCACCGCCGGTGCGCTGGACCTGTCCGCTGCTGACGCCGCGTTCACGTTCGACCTCGCTGGTGCGGGCGGTAGTCGTCAGTTCAGCTTCGCTTCGGGCACCTCGGTGGCCGACATCGCTTCGACCATCAACACCTTCACCGACATCACCGGTGTCTCGGCGACCGCTTCGGGTACCGGCGTGAAGATCAACTCCACCGGCCTGGGCTCCAGCGAGTTCGTCTCGGTGGACATCAAGGACGACGCGGGCCAAGCCGGCGGCGTGTACGTGCTCTCGGCCGACTCCTCGCTGGCCGCCAGCACCGCTGGTGCCACCGCTTACTCCGCCGCCAGCAACCCGCTGCGTGACGAAGGCCAAGACCTCGGCGCCACCATCAACGGTGTCGCCGCCACCACCAACGGTGGCACGGCCAAGCTCTCGACCGACTTCCTCGACGTCGAGATCGATCTGACCACCGCCGGCGCTCAAGCCCTGGGTTCCATCACCGCAGCCACCATCACCGGCGGCGGCGCGAACTTCAACCTCGGTGCGAACGTCGACATCGGCAACCAGGTCTCCATCGGCATCGGCAGCGTCGCCACCCGTAACCTCGGCACCGAAACCAACGGCTTCCTCAGCTCGCTGGCCTCGGGTCAAGACAACAACGTGGTCGACGGCAGCCTGACCGACGCCCAGAAGGTCGTCAACGACGCCATCTCCGAAGTCTCCACCCTGCGTGGCCGCCTCGGTGCGTTCCAGAAGAACACCGTCGGCTCGACCATCCGTTCGCTGGGCGTCGCCCTCGAGAACACCTCGGCCGCCGAGTCCGCCATCCGCGACACCGACTTCGCCGCGGAAACTGCCGAGCTGACCCGCTCGCAGATCCTGGTGCAGGCCGCGACCAACGCTCTGGGCATCGCCAACAGCCAGCCCCAGAACGCCCTCTCGCTGCTCCGATAA
- a CDS encoding glycosyltransferase — protein sequence MSNAPRVSILIPNYNNGRESSRDRAVDLIGDLLESLRDTLQHETTRFEVIAYDDGSTDDSLATLRQWRDDGFLKLIEAEHCGVLAKTANKLVEASRGDILVRLDGDITVLTPNWVTKLCAVFDQGPAELGVVGPKQLTDGGKWVHSFGDFVLHPKGYHHLYQGAERSQVLRPAEVDHVMGCFYCCKREVHDKLGGYDENILRGQTVEFGMRARLEGYRCFAVPHIEFIHRHSLRDLRNNHADTDGGIDSARQSFIDKWGFDRLSADLDYVRQRYAGTPLLWNPEVFGLPGEDAYALATGPRPTIETSHWKRYGEDAAFRQQLDFRVTIARQVAGTRAQPLSVGLIGANDGLLAHLLAQLGMTVQAVELSADHVALGQQFLAGKTYPGQSPTFTHQTDPGVLPWEDDSMDLVFWPLGIDRHPNPTRVIAQAPRVMRDDAVFAVVAPTDTYLPHELAMQVRAIHSWSVPRPQATTNPDQPTVVLAAADSAVFQTAKPVAA from the coding sequence ATGTCCAACGCGCCGCGTGTCTCGATCCTGATCCCGAATTACAACAACGGCCGGGAGTCGTCGCGCGACCGGGCCGTGGACCTCATCGGGGACCTGCTCGAGTCGCTGCGCGACACCCTGCAACACGAAACCACGCGCTTCGAGGTCATCGCCTACGACGACGGCTCGACCGACGACAGCCTCGCAACGCTGCGCCAGTGGCGCGATGACGGCTTCCTGAAACTCATCGAGGCCGAGCACTGTGGCGTGCTGGCCAAGACGGCGAACAAGCTCGTCGAAGCTTCGCGTGGCGACATCCTCGTCCGCCTCGACGGCGACATCACCGTGCTCACGCCGAATTGGGTCACCAAGCTCTGCGCCGTGTTCGACCAGGGCCCCGCCGAACTCGGCGTTGTCGGCCCCAAGCAACTCACCGACGGCGGCAAGTGGGTCCACAGCTTCGGCGACTTCGTGCTCCACCCCAAGGGCTATCACCACCTGTACCAAGGGGCCGAGCGCAGCCAGGTGCTGCGACCCGCCGAGGTCGATCACGTGATGGGCTGTTTCTACTGCTGCAAGCGTGAAGTCCACGACAAGCTCGGCGGCTACGACGAGAACATCCTCCGTGGACAAACCGTCGAATTTGGCATGCGTGCCCGCCTCGAAGGCTATCGCTGCTTTGCCGTCCCGCACATCGAGTTCATCCACCGCCACTCGCTTCGCGACCTGCGTAACAACCACGCCGACACCGACGGCGGGATCGACTCGGCCCGGCAGTCCTTCATCGACAAGTGGGGGTTCGACCGCCTCTCGGCCGACCTCGATTACGTGCGGCAGCGTTACGCCGGCACCCCCCTGCTCTGGAACCCCGAGGTGTTCGGCCTGCCCGGCGAGGACGCCTACGCCCTCGCCACCGGCCCCCGCCCGACCATCGAGACCTCGCACTGGAAACGCTACGGCGAAGACGCCGCGTTCCGCCAGCAGCTCGACTTCCGCGTCACCATCGCTCGGCAGGTGGCCGGCACCCGTGCTCAGCCCCTGAGCGTCGGCCTCATCGGTGCCAACGACGGCCTGCTCGCCCACCTGCTCGCGCAGCTCGGCATGACGGTCCAGGCCGTGGAGTTGAGCGCAGATCATGTGGCGCTCGGGCAACAATTCCTCGCGGGCAAGACCTATCCCGGGCAGTCGCCCACGTTTACGCACCAGACCGACCCGGGCGTGCTACCCTGGGAAGACGATTCGATGGACCTGGTGTTCTGGCCGCTGGGCATCGACCGCCACCCCAACCCCACGCGGGTGATCGCCCAGGCCCCGCGGGTCATGCGGGACGACGCGGTGTTTGCGGTGGTCGCCCCGACCGACACCTACCTGCCCCACGAGCTGGCGATGCAGGTCCGGGCGATCCATTCCTGGTCGGTGCCCCGTCCGCAGGCCACCACGAACCCGGATCAGCCCACGGTGGTCCTCGCCGCGGCCGATTCCGCGGTATTCCAAACCGCAAAACCCGTCGCGGCCTAG
- a CDS encoding flagellin N-terminal helical domain-containing protein — protein sequence MSRINTNVSSLLGQRVLGLQNRSLNTSLERLSTGLRINRGADDPAGLIASESLRSEKASITAAISNAERAEQVVNIAEGGLQEINNLLLEVQSLVGQSANDAGLSADEKEANQLQIDSILQTIDRISETTSFQGTKLLNGTYDFNLESQAATVDEVKVNAAKIPAGESRDVKVLVTQSAQNAGFFLSTNGALDLSAADATFRFDLAGSIGSREFSFASGTALADIAATINTFTEITGVSAVASGTGVKFNSVGLGSDEFVQIDIRDDAGQAGSVLNLSSNASLTASTAGGTAFSAANNPLRDAGQDIGATINGVAATTKGSSARVSSDFLDVEIDLTTAGAQALAAIDAVTITGGGANFNLGPNVDIGNQVSIGISNVASRNLGSNESGFLNQLASGQDSNVVDGDLTVAQKIVNDAVAEVSTLRGRLGAFQKNTVGATIRSLGIALENTSAAESAIRDTDFAAETAELTRSQILVQAATNTLGIANSQPQNVLSLLG from the coding sequence ATGAGTCGGATCAATACCAATGTCTCGTCTTTGTTGGGTCAACGCGTCCTCGGACTACAAAACCGTTCACTCAACACTTCTCTTGAACGCCTCTCGACCGGCCTGCGGATCAACCGCGGGGCGGACGACCCGGCGGGCCTGATCGCCAGCGAATCGCTGCGATCGGAAAAAGCCTCCATCACGGCGGCCATCAGCAACGCCGAGCGTGCGGAACAGGTCGTCAACATCGCCGAGGGCGGCCTCCAGGAGATCAACAACCTTCTCCTCGAAGTCCAATCGCTCGTCGGCCAATCCGCCAACGACGCCGGCCTCTCGGCCGACGAAAAGGAAGCGAACCAGCTGCAGATCGACTCGATCCTCCAAACGATCGACCGCATCTCCGAAACCACCAGCTTCCAGGGCACCAAGCTGCTCAACGGCACCTACGACTTCAACCTCGAATCGCAGGCCGCCACCGTTGACGAAGTTAAGGTCAACGCGGCCAAGATCCCCGCGGGTGAAAGCCGTGACGTCAAGGTGCTGGTCACCCAGTCGGCTCAGAACGCCGGCTTCTTCCTCTCGACCAACGGTGCGCTGGACCTCTCCGCCGCCGACGCGACCTTCCGCTTCGACCTGGCCGGCTCCATCGGCAGCCGCGAGTTCAGCTTCGCTTCGGGCACCGCCCTGGCGGACATCGCCGCCACCATCAACACCTTCACCGAGATCACCGGCGTCTCCGCCGTGGCCTCCGGTACCGGCGTGAAATTCAACTCCGTCGGCCTGGGTAGCGACGAATTCGTCCAGATCGACATCCGTGACGATGCCGGCCAAGCCGGTTCGGTGCTGAACCTCAGCAGCAACGCCTCGCTGACCGCATCCACCGCCGGCGGCACCGCGTTCTCCGCCGCCAACAACCCGCTGCGTGATGCCGGCCAGGACATCGGCGCCACCATCAACGGCGTCGCCGCCACCACCAAGGGCTCTTCGGCCCGCGTGTCCAGCGACTTCCTGGATGTTGAAATCGACCTGACCACCGCGGGGGCTCAAGCCCTCGCCGCCATCGACGCCGTGACCATCACCGGCGGCGGAGCCAACTTCAACCTCGGCCCCAACGTCGACATCGGCAACCAGGTCTCCATCGGCATCTCCAACGTCGCCTCGCGGAACCTCGGCTCCAACGAATCGGGCTTCCTCAACCAGCTCGCCTCGGGCCAAGACTCCAACGTGGTCGACGGCGACCTCACCGTCGCTCAGAAGATCGTCAACGACGCGGTCGCCGAAGTCTCCACCCTCCGCGGTCGACTCGGTGCGTTCCAGAAGAACACCGTCGGGGCGACTATCCGATCGCTGGGCATCGCCTTGGAAAACACCTCGGCCGCCGAATCGGCCATCCGCGACACCGACTTCGCCGCGGAAACCGCCGAGCTGACCCGGTCGCAGATCCTGGTTCAGGCCGCGACCAACACGCTGGGAATCGCAAACTCCCAGCCGCAGAACGTGCTCTCGCTGCTCGGCTAA